One region of Leptolyngbyaceae cyanobacterium genomic DNA includes:
- a CDS encoding glycosyltransferase, which yields MKTAISVIICTHNPRRDYIERVLTALKSQTLSMEQWELLLIDNASQELLSTEIDLSWHQNGHHVREEQLGLTPARLRGIKEATSETLVFVDDDNVLAPNYLEEALKISQNWPMLGAWGGQIMPEFEEEPPSWTKPYWWLLAIREFDRDLWSNLADQYQTTPCGAGLCLRKVVAEKYAELVYAQPERAGMDRKGKLLTCAGDMDMAFVACDLNLGTGQFTALKLTHLMPPNRLQEDYLLKLREGESYSTILLKFFRGKIPPKKPWFIELLRYSRRWLMEPRKRRFYDATERGITLAKAEIYRNLESKC from the coding sequence ATGAAAACAGCCATCAGCGTTATTATTTGTACTCATAATCCCCGGCGGGATTATATCGAGAGAGTTCTCACTGCACTGAAGTCTCAAACTTTATCAATGGAACAATGGGAACTATTGTTAATTGATAATGCCAGCCAAGAATTACTTTCTACCGAAATCGATCTGAGTTGGCATCAGAATGGTCATCACGTTCGAGAAGAACAACTAGGTTTAACTCCGGCTAGATTACGTGGAATTAAGGAAGCAACCTCTGAAACATTGGTATTTGTTGATGATGATAATGTCCTAGCTCCAAATTATTTAGAAGAAGCCCTGAAAATTAGTCAAAACTGGCCAATGTTGGGGGCTTGGGGAGGGCAAATTATGCCTGAGTTTGAGGAAGAGCCCCCAAGTTGGACAAAGCCTTACTGGTGGCTGTTAGCTATTCGAGAATTTGACCGAGATTTGTGGTCTAATTTAGCCGATCAATATCAAACAACTCCTTGTGGTGCGGGTCTTTGTCTGCGAAAAGTTGTGGCTGAAAAATATGCTGAACTCGTTTACGCCCAGCCAGAAAGGGCTGGTATGGATCGCAAAGGTAAATTATTAACTTGTGCTGGAGATATGGATATGGCATTTGTAGCTTGCGATCTGAATTTGGGTACAGGTCAATTTACAGCTTTGAAACTAACTCACTTGATGCCTCCTAACCGTTTGCAAGAAGATTACCTACTTAAATTACGGGAAGGAGAGAGCTATTCTACTATTTTATTGAAATTCTTTCGAGGCAAAATTCCTCCTAAAAAGCCTTGGTTTATTGAATTACTACGTTACTCTCGACGGTGGCTGATGGAGCCAAGAAAACGTCGATTTTATGATGCTACTGAAAGAGGTATTACTCTGGCAAAGGCAGAAATTTATAGAAATCTGGAATCGAAATGTTAA
- a CDS encoding glycosyltransferase family 4 protein, translating to MKIAFISYEYPPDTAYGGIATYIHQAARMMYQRGHHVEVFTSSSNRCATENEDGIVTHRIDENDRQIFPERIGKIFAERHRAVEFDVIEGPELSGDAREAVRLFPDIPLVVKLHTPSFFIYQLNGYGVPFLTKVRREIGAIRRGLSDRRYWFYNPKNDIECSHTLDADDITTPCKDLGNRAIEAWGLDAEKVSLVPNPYTPMEKILKISTDTQTNIVTYIGRLEIRKGILDLARAIPLILQQKPNTKFRLVGRPDMSPKAGFSDMRKYLEHKLRDYTQSIEFTGAVPPDGIPSVLANTDICVFPSLWENFPNVCLEAMAAARGVIGSSAGGMAEMLDNGKVGRLVPPRSPQKIAAAAIELLENPALRISLGQAARDRLLSEYNLDRIGTLQEASYSRAIARRRSIGSRHISA from the coding sequence ATGAAAATAGCCTTTATTAGCTACGAATACCCTCCCGATACTGCTTATGGTGGTATTGCTACCTATATCCATCAAGCTGCCAGAATGATGTACCAAAGAGGACATCATGTGGAAGTATTTACAAGTAGTTCTAATCGATGTGCTACTGAAAACGAAGATGGTATAGTAACCCATCGAATTGATGAGAACGATCGGCAAATTTTTCCAGAGCGAATTGGGAAAATTTTTGCTGAACGGCATAGGGCAGTAGAGTTTGATGTGATTGAGGGGCCAGAACTTTCTGGAGATGCAAGAGAGGCGGTGAGGCTTTTTCCTGATATCCCACTCGTAGTTAAGCTCCATACACCATCATTTTTTATCTATCAGCTTAATGGTTATGGAGTTCCTTTTTTGACCAAAGTACGTAGAGAAATTGGGGCGATACGCAGAGGACTGAGCGATCGCAGATATTGGTTTTATAATCCGAAAAATGACATTGAATGCAGCCATACTTTGGATGCTGATGACATTACAACGCCATGCAAGGATTTGGGTAATAGAGCGATCGAGGCATGGGGGTTAGATGCAGAAAAAGTATCTCTTGTTCCCAATCCCTATACACCTATGGAAAAAATTTTGAAGATTTCCACTGACACACAGACTAATATTGTAACCTATATAGGACGCCTAGAAATCCGAAAAGGAATTTTAGACTTAGCCAGAGCAATTCCGTTAATTCTACAGCAAAAACCCAACACTAAATTTCGCTTGGTGGGTCGTCCAGATATGTCGCCGAAGGCTGGCTTTTCTGATATGCGTAAGTATTTAGAACATAAGTTGCGAGACTATACTCAATCTATAGAATTTACTGGTGCTGTACCTCCTGATGGTATTCCTTCTGTCTTAGCTAATACTGATATCTGTGTTTTTCCTAGCCTTTGGGAAAACTTTCCTAATGTTTGTCTGGAAGCAATGGCAGCTGCTCGTGGTGTGATTGGTAGTAGTGCGGGTGGCATGGCTGAAATGCTTGATAATGGTAAGGTTGGACGGTTAGTTCCACCTCGTAGCCCCCAGAAAATTGCGGCAGCAGCGATCGAATTATTGGAAAATCCAGCATTAAGGATAAGCTTAGGGCAAGCGGCTCGCGATCGCTTACTAAGTGAATATAACTTAGATCGAATAGGCACTTTGCAAGAAGCTAGCTACAGTCGCGCGATCGCACGAAGACGCTCTATTGGCTCTCGGCATATAAGCGCTTGA
- a CDS encoding glycosyltransferase translates to MENATKPKLVFFQFKHDQTLREFILLHRQQHIKCLLEFFDVTVINEDCDYEEVCDRYQPDLALFESGVNYKSIHRLDIKNTSAYPKIPKLGLHNGDSWCEARSGFLSDMECWGIETFFSICTTTAEYTPEIAENLFVWPNFIDPDIYKDYHQPKNIPVLMTGYSHSLYPWRQNITKIITSHYPSLICPHPTYVKDSGTPRGIYGEQYARTINASWFVPSCGTIAREVVRKHLEIPASKSCLLTEKTASIEAAGFIDMQNCVFADGTNVLDKLDYLFQNLDELEKIIDAGYKLVHSRHTLKHRDQILQWFKLYKNLQEDQKIIQSNPFEPLCIVGKLSDSQNKHIICDGLILDLLRRGDEKLWAGKYEEAEALYFQCNVHISWMPEPKLRLALCYLYRGDPAQALDWIWQPIRYTLEEYRAKEPDPVEWAYYIIILLCQGNLDAANQHCQQFPSLNHPELERTRLAIEILRNEKNQHSSQINCKLKVRYSVHQLPDRSFSEWIDRLCLMLGASGQFNFSKKLKKSVFTEDKDFSRINFLTQQLKLDLASRRYRLSEFIKSNLKTFIRQTSIRKTLVYLEKLSRNSV, encoded by the coding sequence ATGGAAAACGCTACTAAGCCAAAGCTTGTATTTTTTCAGTTTAAGCATGACCAAACTTTACGTGAATTCATTTTGCTGCATAGGCAACAACATATTAAATGTTTATTAGAATTCTTTGATGTAACTGTTATTAATGAAGATTGTGATTATGAGGAAGTTTGCGATCGCTATCAACCGGATCTTGCACTTTTTGAAAGTGGTGTTAACTATAAATCTATTCATAGACTGGATATAAAAAACACTAGCGCTTACCCCAAAATACCTAAACTAGGATTGCATAATGGAGACTCCTGGTGTGAAGCGCGATCGGGGTTCTTATCAGATATGGAATGTTGGGGTATAGAAACTTTTTTCTCTATCTGCACTACTACTGCTGAGTACACTCCAGAAATTGCCGAGAATTTATTTGTTTGGCCAAATTTTATCGATCCGGATATATATAAAGATTATCATCAGCCTAAAAATATCCCAGTACTGATGACGGGGTACTCACATTCGCTGTATCCTTGGCGGCAAAATATCACTAAAATTATTACTAGCCATTATCCTTCACTGATTTGCCCACACCCAACTTATGTTAAGGATTCAGGGACTCCCAGAGGAATATATGGTGAACAGTATGCCCGCACGATCAATGCTTCTTGGTTTGTCCCATCATGCGGTACGATCGCCAGGGAAGTAGTTCGCAAACACTTGGAGATCCCTGCCTCTAAATCCTGTCTTCTTACAGAGAAGACTGCTAGTATTGAAGCCGCTGGATTCATTGATATGCAAAATTGCGTGTTTGCCGATGGCACAAATGTATTGGATAAACTTGACTATCTATTTCAAAATTTAGATGAGTTAGAAAAAATTATTGATGCTGGTTATAAGCTTGTCCATTCTCGGCATACTTTGAAGCATCGGGATCAAATATTACAATGGTTTAAACTTTATAAGAACCTTCAAGAAGATCAAAAAATTATTCAATCCAATCCATTTGAACCACTTTGTATTGTAGGAAAATTATCTGATTCTCAAAATAAACATATCATTTGTGATGGATTAATTCTCGATCTTTTACGTCGAGGAGATGAAAAATTATGGGCAGGTAAATATGAAGAAGCAGAAGCTTTATATTTTCAATGCAATGTTCATATATCCTGGATGCCCGAACCTAAACTGAGACTAGCGCTATGTTACCTTTATAGAGGAGATCCAGCACAAGCGCTTGATTGGATTTGGCAGCCAATTAGATATACGCTTGAAGAATATAGGGCTAAAGAACCCGATCCAGTAGAGTGGGCTTATTATATCATTATCTTACTTTGCCAAGGAAATTTAGATGCTGCTAATCAACATTGCCAACAATTTCCTTCTCTTAACCACCCTGAGCTTGAACGCACTCGATTAGCGATCGAGATTTTGAGGAATGAAAAAAATCAACATAGTTCACAGATAAACTGTAAACTGAAAGTTCGCTATAGCGTTCACCAACTGCCCGATCGCAGTTTCAGTGAGTGGATAGATCGTCTTTGTCTAATGCTGGGAGCTAGTGGGCAATTTAATTTTTCAAAAAAGTTGAAAAAATCCGTTTTTACTGAAGACAAAGATTTCAGTCGAATCAATTTCTTAACCCAACAATTAAAACTAGATTTGGCATCGCGTCGCTATAGATTAAGTGAATTCATCAAATCAAATTTAAAAACCTTTATTCGCCAGACAAGTATCCGAAAAACTTTAGTTTACCTGGAAAAATTATCGAGGAATTCGGTGTAA